The following proteins come from a genomic window of Terribacillus aidingensis:
- a CDS encoding phosphoribosylanthranilate isomerase has translation MIVKICGIQSVEAGQTAVEAGADMIGFVFADSRRRVSPEQAAGIGKKLPAHVKKVGVFVNESIESLLVIAETAELDYIQLHGDETPDYIKAIRKPVIKAFSVGSEDDLKKLADYPCDYYLLDSPAEAYRGGNGTTFDWSLASSETIPTERLFLAGGLHAGNVQQAIEEVSPIGVDVSSGVETDGQKDPIKIKQFITAAKRGQ, from the coding sequence ATGATCGTCAAGATTTGCGGCATTCAGTCGGTGGAGGCTGGGCAGACAGCGGTGGAAGCAGGAGCTGACATGATCGGATTCGTTTTTGCGGACAGCAGAAGGAGAGTATCACCTGAGCAAGCTGCCGGCATCGGGAAAAAGCTTCCAGCTCACGTGAAAAAAGTAGGTGTATTTGTCAATGAGTCGATCGAGAGTTTGCTGGTCATAGCCGAGACGGCAGAACTGGATTATATTCAGCTGCATGGCGATGAAACACCAGACTACATTAAAGCTATCCGCAAGCCTGTCATTAAAGCTTTTTCGGTAGGTTCAGAGGATGACCTGAAGAAGCTGGCTGATTACCCATGTGATTACTATCTGCTGGATAGTCCGGCTGAAGCATATAGGGGAGGGAACGGCACCACATTCGACTGGTCGCTGGCAAGCTCAGAAACAATTCCGACGGAAAGGCTCTTTCTTGCAGGCGGATTGCATGCTGGCAATGTACAGCAGGCGATTGAAGAAGTAAGTCCGATTGGTGTCGACGTCAGCAGCGGTGTGGAGACAGATGGACAAAAGGATCCGATTAAAATAAAACAATTCATTACAGCGGCAAAGAGAGGACAGTGA
- the trpC gene encoding indole-3-glycerol phosphate synthase TrpC, whose protein sequence is MTFLARILEEKRTEISTMKQTYRPTAAQRKPISLYERFQEQKQLQIIAEIKRASPSKGLINPDVVPADQAKIYEAAGAGAISVLTDLPFFKGTMDDLAAVREAVEVPILNKDFILDEIQIDRAADYGADVILLIVAALEEERLHALYQYAKSKEMDVLVEVHNEEELEQAQKLGANIIGINNRNLKTFEVDLGVTERLIERIDTSDTLVISESGITVSADASRAAKAGARGILVGETLMRADDAAAVLETLQVPVGAEQS, encoded by the coding sequence ATGACATTCTTAGCAAGGATACTAGAAGAGAAGCGAACGGAAATTAGTACAATGAAGCAAACATATCGACCGACAGCAGCGCAGCGCAAGCCGATATCGTTATATGAACGATTCCAAGAACAGAAACAGCTGCAGATTATCGCAGAAATCAAGCGTGCTTCACCTTCCAAAGGATTGATCAATCCCGATGTTGTACCTGCGGACCAGGCAAAGATCTACGAAGCCGCAGGAGCGGGTGCAATTTCAGTGTTGACTGATTTACCGTTTTTCAAAGGCACGATGGATGATTTGGCAGCTGTCCGGGAGGCAGTGGAAGTACCGATATTGAATAAAGATTTCATCCTTGATGAAATTCAGATAGACCGAGCAGCTGATTATGGTGCTGATGTAATTCTATTGATTGTAGCGGCATTGGAAGAAGAGCGATTGCACGCTCTCTATCAGTATGCAAAATCCAAAGAGATGGATGTGCTGGTAGAGGTGCACAATGAAGAAGAATTAGAGCAAGCGCAAAAGCTTGGTGCCAATATCATCGGCATCAATAATCGAAACCTAAAAACCTTCGAGGTGGATTTGGGTGTAACAGAAAGATTGATAGAAAGAATTGACACCTCAGATACTCTTGTTATCAGCGAAAGCGGCATAACGGTATCAGCTGATGCATCTCGTGCAGCAAAAGCAGGGGCAAGGGGAATTCTTGTTGGTGAAACACTTATGCGAGCTGACGATGCAGCAGCAGTACTGGAGACACTCCAAGTTCCGGTAGGAGCGGAGCAGTCATGA
- the trpD gene encoding anthranilate phosphoribosyltransferase, whose protein sequence is MEPLLAKLTNTQALTYAETLQASRELLDGSMPDAVAGAFLSMLQTRGETADEVAGMVAAIREKAQTIPLQAANVMDNCGTGGDGSQSFNISTTAAFVIAGAGITIAKHGNRSVSSRTGSADVLEKLGIPLYLPAEEMTHLLEENGIAFLFAPHVHPGLKQVMQLRKVLRIPTIFNLIGPLTNPVQLDSQLLGIYRRDMLGMMAEALHKLGRKRAIVINGAGYMDEASLAGENHLVLLEDGKQTAFTLHPDEVGLPVYPLKAIKGGDAAENADILLRVLNGEKGVHQETVVLNAGLGIFANGKVASIQEGIELAKESIDSGAARQKLQYLIDYKQREVRS, encoded by the coding sequence ATGGAACCATTATTGGCTAAGCTTACGAATACACAGGCTTTGACGTATGCAGAAACGCTGCAGGCATCCCGGGAGTTGCTGGATGGCAGTATGCCGGATGCTGTGGCAGGTGCATTTCTTTCGATGCTGCAAACCCGTGGGGAAACAGCGGATGAAGTAGCTGGTATGGTGGCTGCAATTCGGGAAAAAGCGCAGACAATTCCCCTTCAGGCAGCAAATGTAATGGATAACTGCGGTACCGGAGGCGATGGATCGCAAAGCTTCAACATTAGTACGACGGCAGCCTTTGTCATTGCTGGAGCGGGTATTACGATCGCCAAACATGGGAATCGCAGCGTATCAAGCAGAACCGGAAGTGCGGATGTACTGGAGAAGCTGGGGATCCCATTGTATTTGCCGGCAGAGGAGATGACGCATCTGCTTGAGGAGAATGGTATCGCCTTCTTATTCGCGCCTCATGTTCATCCAGGTCTGAAGCAGGTGATGCAGCTGCGCAAAGTACTGCGAATTCCTACGATCTTTAATTTAATTGGGCCATTGACGAATCCAGTCCAGCTTGATTCACAGCTGCTCGGCATCTATCGCCGCGATATGCTTGGGATGATGGCCGAAGCGCTCCATAAGCTGGGACGCAAAAGAGCGATTGTCATTAATGGAGCAGGATATATGGATGAAGCATCACTTGCAGGAGAGAACCATCTTGTCCTGCTGGAGGACGGTAAACAGACAGCTTTCACTCTTCATCCGGATGAGGTTGGCCTGCCGGTTTATCCGCTTAAAGCAATCAAGGGCGGTGATGCAGCTGAGAATGCAGACATTCTTCTGCGTGTGTTGAATGGGGAGAAAGGTGTCCATCAGGAAACAGTGGTTTTGAATGCAGGACTTGGCATATTTGCGAATGGAAAAGTGGCTTCTATACAGGAAGGCATCGAGCTTGCTAAGGAAAGCATTGATAGCGGAGCTGCTAGACAGAAACTGCAATACTTGATCGATTATAAACAAAGGGAAGTGAGATCATGA
- a CDS encoding aminodeoxychorismate/anthranilate synthase component II: protein MILLIDNYDSFTYNLFQYTAELGEQVKVVRNDAISIQDIETLKPEAIIVSPGPGRPEDAGICVDAIRHFAGKIPILGICLGHQAIGTAFGADIIRAGQIKHGKTSTLRYEGEPAIEGIVKDLPIMRYHSLVIDKRNIPNELKVTAYSEDDEEIMAVQHIRYPVYGLQFHPESIGTEAGKEIVRHYILTMKEGESNGTIIG from the coding sequence ATGATACTGCTGATCGATAATTATGATTCTTTTACGTATAATCTTTTCCAATACACAGCGGAGCTTGGGGAACAAGTCAAGGTTGTACGTAACGATGCCATCTCCATCCAGGACATCGAAACGTTGAAACCTGAGGCAATCATCGTCTCACCTGGTCCGGGCAGACCGGAAGATGCAGGAATATGTGTCGATGCAATCCGCCACTTTGCAGGAAAGATTCCGATACTCGGCATATGTCTTGGTCACCAGGCAATCGGTACAGCCTTCGGTGCGGACATTATCCGTGCAGGGCAAATCAAGCATGGCAAGACATCGACGCTTCGATATGAGGGAGAACCTGCAATCGAAGGGATAGTAAAAGATTTGCCGATCATGCGCTATCATTCTCTAGTCATCGATAAGCGCAATATTCCGAATGAATTGAAAGTTACCGCTTATTCAGAGGATGACGAGGAAATCATGGCTGTCCAGCATATCCGCTATCCGGTTTACGGACTGCAGTTCCACCCGGAATCAATCGGAACAGAAGCAGGTAAGGAGATCGTGAGGCATTATATTTTAACCATGAAAGAAGGGGAAAGTAATGGAACCATTATTGGCTAA
- the trpE gene encoding anthranilate synthase component I, protein MTVTDSVRFQKKQLNGDTLTPVVIYKRLAGEKKFLLESSVHHTGKGRYSIIGANPYKELIGKGQETTLKSSGQEEKLADKPLEVLKKQISGMELPLEFPFYGGAVGYMAYDSIRQYEVIGEVPEDPIGMPEVHFMFYEDIIIYDHKHQQITLLAIDGAGNRSADMLQARLEVMEREITTFKNIPDAVLKPVYFQPETDQTTFMQMVEDAKTYIKAGDVFQIVLSQRLTADFHGDAFSFYRKLRASNPSPYMFFLDFEDYTVLGASPESLIKASGNKVTANPIAGSRPRGKTAEQDEQLTTELLADEKELAEHRMLVDLSRNDLGRVCKVGTVELTKYMTVEKYQHIMHIVSEVQGELADNMTGLDALVAALPAGTVSGAPKIRAMELINHFEKKKRGLYAGAVGYINMNGDLDLALAIRTMIIKDNKAYVQAGAGLVYDSDPETEYHETLHKAKSLTEVGLHDTADR, encoded by the coding sequence ATGACGGTTACGGATAGTGTTCGATTTCAGAAGAAGCAATTGAACGGAGATACACTCACACCTGTCGTAATTTATAAACGGCTGGCAGGAGAAAAGAAGTTTTTGCTGGAAAGTTCGGTACACCATACAGGAAAGGGTCGCTATTCCATCATTGGAGCTAATCCTTATAAAGAATTGATCGGGAAGGGACAGGAAACAACGCTGAAGTCTTCAGGACAGGAAGAGAAGCTGGCAGATAAACCGTTAGAGGTTCTGAAGAAACAGATAAGCGGAATGGAGCTGCCGCTTGAGTTTCCTTTCTATGGCGGTGCTGTCGGATATATGGCATATGATTCGATCCGGCAATATGAAGTGATTGGAGAAGTGCCAGAGGATCCGATTGGTATGCCGGAAGTTCATTTTATGTTTTATGAGGATATCATCATTTATGACCATAAGCATCAGCAGATAACTTTACTGGCTATTGATGGCGCAGGAAACCGGTCGGCGGATATGCTCCAGGCTCGTTTGGAGGTTATGGAGCGAGAGATTACAACCTTCAAGAACATACCCGATGCAGTATTGAAGCCAGTCTATTTCCAGCCTGAGACGGATCAAACAACATTTATGCAGATGGTGGAAGATGCCAAAACGTACATCAAAGCCGGTGATGTATTCCAGATAGTACTTTCGCAGCGATTGACAGCAGACTTCCATGGAGATGCTTTTAGCTTTTACCGAAAGCTGCGGGCAAGCAATCCTTCGCCGTATATGTTCTTCCTCGATTTTGAGGACTATACCGTACTGGGTGCGTCCCCTGAAAGCTTGATCAAAGCTAGCGGCAATAAAGTGACAGCTAACCCGATTGCTGGGTCAAGGCCCCGTGGTAAAACGGCAGAGCAAGATGAACAGCTGACGACTGAACTGCTGGCCGATGAAAAGGAATTGGCAGAGCATCGGATGCTTGTCGACTTAAGCCGCAATGATCTGGGACGTGTATGTAAGGTCGGCACCGTCGAGCTGACAAAGTATATGACGGTGGAAAAGTACCAGCATATCATGCACATTGTCTCTGAAGTCCAAGGAGAACTAGCAGATAATATGACTGGATTGGACGCATTGGTTGCAGCACTTCCTGCTGGAACCGTATCAGGTGCTCCTAAGATTAGGGCAATGGAATTGATCAATCATTTTGAAAAGAAAAAAAGAGGGCTCTATGCCGGGGCGGTAGGCTATATAAATATGAATGGCGATCTCGATCTGGCGCTGGCTATTCGAACGATGATAATAAAAGACAACAAGGCGTATGTACAGGCGGGAGCCGGACTAGTGTATGATTCCGATCCCGAGACAGAATATCACGAGACACTGCATAAAGCGAAATCTTTAACGGAGGTCGGATTACATGATACTGCTGATCGATAA
- a CDS encoding DEAD/DEAH box helicase yields the protein MNVFNDLNLQNNRLEILHKLGLTEPTPVQKQAIPEILAGKDVIAKAQTGTGKTLAFLLPILEMLEADSAGIQALILSPTRELAIQIYDELAKLIHPEEEIGTLAVYGGQDIVKQLKKLEGRVDIVVATPGRLLDHMRRGTVDLSHVRTFVLDEADQMLHMGFWHDVKDVANALPNTKQTLLFSATMPKEIRQLASSQMQKPKEITIQTTNVTLKEIKQIVLEMSDREKRNALKVLLQMYRPFAAIIFCRTRRRASELHGYLRAQGFESDELHGDLSQAKRERAMKNFREYKTQFLVATDVAARGLDVEGVTHVFNYDLPEDTESYIHRIGRTGRAGSTGLTVAFVTPRDRHQIKQIEKETKQHLPRKELVFGENGKPDLLDAE from the coding sequence ATGAACGTGTTCAATGATCTAAACTTACAAAATAATCGTTTGGAAATATTACATAAATTAGGTCTGACAGAACCAACACCTGTTCAAAAGCAAGCTATTCCAGAAATTTTGGCTGGAAAAGATGTGATTGCCAAAGCACAGACAGGTACTGGTAAGACACTTGCATTCCTGCTGCCGATATTGGAAATGCTGGAAGCAGATAGCGCTGGCATTCAGGCACTTATTCTGAGCCCGACGAGGGAGCTGGCTATCCAGATCTATGATGAACTGGCGAAGCTGATTCATCCGGAAGAAGAAATTGGTACGCTGGCAGTCTATGGCGGTCAGGATATCGTCAAGCAGCTTAAGAAACTGGAAGGCAGAGTGGATATCGTTGTCGCGACACCGGGTCGTCTGCTAGACCATATGCGTCGCGGCACAGTGGATCTTTCCCATGTCCGGACATTCGTGCTGGATGAGGCAGATCAGATGCTGCATATGGGATTCTGGCATGATGTAAAGGACGTTGCAAATGCATTGCCGAATACGAAACAAACACTGCTGTTCTCTGCTACAATGCCGAAGGAAATCCGCCAGCTGGCATCCTCCCAGATGCAAAAGCCAAAGGAAATCACCATTCAAACAACCAATGTGACTCTGAAGGAAATAAAGCAGATTGTCCTGGAAATGTCTGATCGTGAGAAGCGGAATGCATTGAAGGTGTTATTGCAAATGTATCGTCCATTTGCTGCTATTATCTTCTGCCGGACAAGAAGACGTGCTTCTGAGCTGCATGGATATTTGCGCGCGCAGGGTTTCGAATCGGATGAACTGCATGGTGATTTATCACAGGCAAAGCGGGAACGTGCTATGAAGAATTTTCGGGAGTATAAGACACAGTTCCTTGTTGCAACAGATGTAGCAGCTCGGGGGTTGGATGTTGAAGGTGTGACCCATGTATTCAATTACGATCTTCCGGAGGATACTGAAAGCTATATCCACCGCATCGGCCGTACAGGCAGGGCAGGCAGTACGGGCTTAACGGTAGCCTTTGTGACACCTCGCGACAGACATCAAATAAAACAAATTGAAAAAGAAACAAAACAGCATCTGCCGCGAAAAGAACTTGTTTTCGGAGAGAATGGCAAGCCTGATTTATTGGATGCAGAGTAA
- a CDS encoding LysM peptidoglycan-binding domain-containing protein, producing MKKTVVSLATGLVIAGAFSTTASAAEYNVQTGDSLWKIADKYEVSVDQLKELNQLDSDLIFPNQKLTIDKETNQTDSYTVQKGDSLSKIAGKFNISVGELKSWNSLNSDLIVIGQQLAVTGGAVTETAPVKQEAAKTEAPKQEAPKQEEKQEAPAQTEQKAEPAKQEAAPAQEEKAATSTSQEATKELTVSATAYTGQCEGCSGVTATGIDLNANPNAKVIAVDPSVIPLGSKVWVEGYGEAIAGDTGGAIKGNKIDVHVPDQGTALNWGRKTVTVKVLD from the coding sequence ATGAAAAAAACAGTCGTATCTTTAGCTACAGGACTAGTAATTGCGGGGGCATTCAGTACAACAGCATCAGCTGCTGAATATAATGTTCAAACAGGGGACTCTCTTTGGAAAATCGCAGACAAATACGAAGTGAGTGTAGATCAGCTTAAAGAGCTTAACCAACTTGATTCTGACCTAATCTTTCCTAATCAAAAATTAACTATAGATAAAGAAACAAACCAAACAGACTCATACACAGTACAAAAAGGCGATTCTCTTTCTAAGATCGCAGGGAAGTTCAATATATCGGTAGGCGAGTTGAAATCTTGGAACAGCCTTAATTCCGATTTGATTGTAATAGGTCAGCAACTAGCTGTAACTGGCGGGGCTGTAACTGAAACAGCACCAGTGAAGCAGGAAGCTGCTAAGACAGAAGCTCCTAAACAAGAAGCTCCTAAACAAGAAGAAAAGCAAGAAGCACCTGCACAAACAGAACAAAAAGCAGAACCTGCTAAACAAGAAGCAGCTCCTGCCCAAGAAGAAAAAGCAGCTACAAGTACTAGCCAAGAAGCAACGAAAGAATTGACAGTATCCGCAACTGCATATACTGGTCAATGTGAAGGATGCTCTGGTGTAACAGCAACTGGTATCGATTTGAACGCTAATCCTAATGCGAAAGTTATTGCAGTAGACCCTAGTGTCATTCCTTTGGGATCCAAAGTATGGGTTGAAGGCTATGGTGAAGCAATTGCAGGCGATACTGGCGGTGCAATCAAAGGTAATAAGATCGATGTACACGTACCTGATCAAGGAACTGCTTTGAACTGGGGACGTAAAACTGTAACAGTAAAAGTACTAGACTAA
- a CDS encoding bifunctional UDP-sugar hydrolase/5'-nucleotidase, with product MLEKVTNITMLVTSDVHGNIFPTTYRDHEPAPQGLARVATLIKRIREEKKHVLLLDNGDMIQGTPLTYHHAKYQADKDNPLIRCMNELKYDAAVIGNHEFNYGMPYLQSAIQLADFPYLCGNILDETKKRPVFGRPYEIKQIDGIKLAIIGVTTHFIPNWEDPNHIEGLTFEHVLESTRRWVKEVREKEQPDVLIVAYHGGFERDLETGEPTESLTGENVGYEICHSIEGIDILVTGHQHRSLAEKVNNVTVVQPGSNGAFLGEVSIAVEHLYNSRKRVTSETKLHTITNEILPDETILRLVSSYEEETQKWLDQPIGKINGDMIIHDAFETRVKETPFIEFINKVQMDAANAAISSTALFHNASPGFPQNITMRDIVSNYIYPNTLKVIEISGADMKHALELSATYFNLDQEGELEVSRSFLEPKPQHYNYDMWEGIGYILDISREIGDRVQELTIKGTPVIADEMYEVVMNNYRAAGGGDYVMFKGKHVVREITTDMTELIADYISKRNVIEATCNHNWVVKK from the coding sequence ATGCTTGAAAAAGTGACAAATATCACCATGCTCGTTACTAGTGATGTGCATGGGAATATCTTTCCTACTACATACCGGGATCACGAACCAGCTCCTCAGGGACTGGCACGGGTAGCTACCTTAATTAAAAGAATAAGAGAAGAAAAGAAGCATGTTCTGCTGCTGGATAATGGGGATATGATACAAGGAACACCGCTGACGTATCATCATGCAAAATACCAAGCAGATAAGGATAACCCCTTGATCCGATGTATGAACGAGCTCAAATATGATGCTGCGGTAATAGGAAATCATGAATTCAACTATGGCATGCCATATCTGCAATCAGCTATTCAGCTTGCAGACTTTCCATATCTTTGCGGGAATATCCTGGATGAGACGAAAAAGAGACCTGTATTCGGCAGACCGTACGAAATCAAACAGATCGATGGTATCAAGCTGGCGATCATCGGTGTCACCACTCATTTCATTCCTAACTGGGAAGATCCAAACCACATTGAGGGGCTTACGTTCGAGCATGTCCTGGAATCGACGAGAAGATGGGTGAAGGAAGTTCGGGAAAAAGAACAGCCTGATGTCCTTATCGTTGCTTATCATGGCGGGTTCGAACGTGATCTGGAAACCGGAGAACCAACAGAATCACTTACTGGTGAAAATGTGGGCTATGAAATTTGCCATTCAATAGAAGGAATTGATATTTTGGTCACCGGTCACCAGCATCGATCACTTGCTGAAAAGGTGAATAATGTGACCGTTGTGCAGCCTGGATCCAATGGTGCATTCCTAGGAGAAGTCTCGATTGCTGTCGAGCATCTGTATAATAGTAGAAAACGTGTCACATCAGAGACGAAATTACATACGATCACGAATGAAATTCTGCCTGATGAAACGATTCTGAGACTAGTTTCTTCCTATGAAGAGGAAACACAGAAATGGCTGGACCAGCCGATCGGGAAAATAAATGGAGATATGATCATCCATGATGCCTTTGAAACGAGGGTGAAGGAGACACCATTTATTGAGTTCATCAATAAAGTTCAGATGGATGCAGCAAATGCTGCCATCTCCAGTACAGCATTGTTTCATAATGCGTCACCTGGTTTTCCGCAGAATATTACGATGCGCGATATCGTCTCCAATTATATCTATCCAAACACGTTAAAGGTGATTGAGATTTCTGGAGCAGATATGAAGCATGCTCTTGAACTCTCTGCCACTTACTTCAATTTGGATCAAGAGGGTGAGCTTGAGGTGAGCCGCTCCTTCCTGGAACCTAAGCCGCAGCACTACAATTATGACATGTGGGAAGGAATCGGCTATATATTGGATATCAGCCGCGAAATTGGAGACCGTGTACAGGAATTGACCATCAAGGGCACCCCTGTCATTGCAGATGAGATGTATGAGGTAGTAATGAATAATTACCGGGCAGCTGGCGGTGGAGATTACGTCATGTTCAAAGGAAAGCATGTTGTCAGGGAGATCACAACAGATATGACGGAACTAATTGCAGATTACATCAGCAAGCGAAATGTAATTGAAGCAACTTGCAATCATAATTGGGTAGTGAAGAAGTAG
- a CDS encoding phosphate/phosphite/phosphonate ABC transporter substrate-binding protein, producing MFKKIAGVGATLFLAAGLLSACGSDDSNAEGGSGSNGDLEELRVQFVPSQNAETLEAKAKPLEGLLEEELDIPVEVSVSTNYNTIVEAMSSGQVDVGFLPPTAYVLAHDKDAADVILQSQRYGVNPEDGSPTDELVDYYLAQFVVKADSDINSLEDLKGKSIAVQDVTSSAGYVWPAGALDEVGLDIQQDLTPTIVKGHDAGIISVLNGDTDAAVTFQDARNTVSGDYPTVFEDTKVIATTEKIPNDTIAVTPEISDEWKEKITDAFINIGKDPEGLEIIRDVYTHEGYVKSDDSNFEVVRQYAEKYGLE from the coding sequence ATGTTTAAGAAAATTGCAGGTGTCGGTGCAACTCTATTTCTAGCAGCAGGGTTGCTTAGTGCATGCGGATCCGACGATTCAAACGCAGAGGGCGGCAGCGGCAGCAACGGAGATCTAGAAGAACTTCGTGTGCAGTTCGTTCCTTCTCAGAATGCAGAGACACTGGAAGCAAAAGCAAAACCGCTTGAAGGACTTCTTGAGGAAGAGCTGGATATTCCTGTCGAAGTAAGCGTATCCACTAACTACAACACTATCGTCGAGGCGATGTCTTCTGGTCAAGTTGACGTTGGTTTCCTACCGCCTACAGCATATGTTTTGGCGCATGACAAAGATGCCGCGGATGTTATCCTTCAGTCCCAGCGCTATGGTGTCAATCCGGAAGATGGTTCTCCTACAGATGAATTAGTAGACTACTATCTTGCACAATTCGTAGTTAAAGCTGATTCCGATATTAATTCTCTTGAAGATCTTAAAGGCAAAAGCATCGCTGTACAGGATGTAACTTCTTCTGCAGGTTATGTATGGCCAGCAGGCGCGCTCGATGAAGTAGGTTTGGATATCCAGCAAGATTTGACTCCGACAATCGTCAAAGGTCATGATGCTGGTATCATCAGCGTATTGAACGGCGATACAGATGCAGCTGTTACATTCCAGGATGCACGTAATACTGTAAGCGGCGACTATCCAACAGTATTCGAAGATACGAAAGTAATCGCTACGACAGAAAAAATCCCGAACGACACAATCGCAGTCACTCCAGAGATCAGTGACGAATGGAAAGAAAAAATCACTGATGCTTTCATTAACATCGGTAAAGATCCAGAAGGTCTGGAGATCATCCGCGATGTTTACACACATGAAGGTTACGTGAAATCAGATGACAGCAACTTCGAAGTTGTTCGTCAGTACGCTGAAAAATACGGTCTAGAATAA
- the phnC gene encoding phosphonate ABC transporter ATP-binding protein, whose product MIEFRNVSKTYPNGVKGLKNINLTIEKGEFIVIVGLSGAGKSTLLRSINRLHEISEGEILIDNKSITAAKGKSLRMFRRDIGMIFQSFNLVKRSSVLRNVLSGRVAYHSTLRTVFGLFPKEDVNLALNALDRVNIIDKAYTRSDQLSGGQQQRVSIARALAQEAKIILADEPVASLDPLTTKQVMDDLKKINQELGITTVVNLHFIDIARQYATRIIGLNAGEVVFDGPVEEATDEKFQEIYGQQLEKEQQRAPIGAGSE is encoded by the coding sequence GTGATAGAATTTCGCAATGTTTCGAAAACATATCCGAACGGCGTCAAAGGTTTGAAGAACATCAACTTGACTATTGAAAAAGGCGAGTTCATTGTCATTGTCGGTCTTTCCGGTGCTGGTAAGTCCACACTGCTGCGCTCGATTAATAGATTGCATGAAATCTCTGAGGGAGAAATCCTGATTGATAACAAATCCATCACCGCTGCAAAAGGAAAAAGCTTACGTATGTTCCGCCGTGACATCGGCATGATCTTCCAAAGCTTCAATCTCGTTAAACGTTCTTCTGTTCTGCGTAATGTCCTTTCAGGACGTGTTGCTTATCATTCCACATTACGTACCGTTTTCGGCTTATTCCCGAAAGAAGATGTCAACTTGGCTCTAAATGCTTTGGATCGTGTAAATATCATCGACAAAGCGTACACACGTTCTGATCAGCTATCCGGTGGTCAGCAGCAGCGTGTCTCCATCGCCCGGGCATTGGCTCAGGAAGCTAAAATTATCCTAGCTGATGAACCAGTTGCATCTCTTGATCCGCTGACGACTAAACAAGTAATGGATGACTTGAAAAAAATAAATCAAGAACTCGGTATAACGACAGTTGTCAATCTTCACTTCATCGATATTGCCCGCCAATATGCAACACGAATCATCGGACTGAATGCTGGTGAAGTTGTGTTTGACGGACCAGTGGAAGAAGCGACAGATGAGAAATTCCAGGAAATCTATGGACAGCAGCTGGAAAAAGAACAGCAGCGTGCGCCAATTGGAGCTGGATCCGAATGA